In the genome of Desulfosporosinus sp. Sb-LF, the window TTAGGATACTAACTTTGGCCTCGAGGTGTGATGGACTTCTCCCAATACTTGGGGCAAGTATGTTTTCCTCTGTTGTTATTACCGAGTCAATTGCAATACCCGAAAGTTCCTGAGTCGTTTGCTCCGCTCGTAGAGTTTTATCCGTAACGAACTCTCCCGATTTTAGTGTTTCCACACCTACAACGCCATTAGCCAGGATTGTAGTTTCCCTCAATACCTCAGTAAAATGACATTTGAATACGTCTGCTTGTTGTGCAAACGCTGCATCCTTACCCACAAACCCTGCTTCCAGAAATATTGAATGTTCTTTCATAATCCGCCCAAAAAAGAGGTGCAATTCTAGTGACTTCCGGACAAAATCCCCCGATTGCAAGATTATGTTCAAACATATCACTCCCGTCGTTTTCTTTGCTATAGTTAGTATATTTATGACTAAATCATATAGACCACTATTCTCTATATGTAAATGTCCAAACATATTTATAGCACACTCTACCTATGATGCCAGGTTCAACTTGACTCTTTTTGTTTCAAGAACCCTTCTGTAATAACTTACATATTTTATAATGTATACCATAATACTCCATTAATAATTGAAAGGGGACCTACACTATGTTTTTTAGCCCATTTTTTAATCCGTTTTTCTTCCCATTTTTCAGCCCGTTCTTCTTCCCATTTATTGTTCGTCGTCGACGTTTCTGGTATTAGGCATAATTTTTTACCATATTGTTCCAAATGGTTAACACTTGAATATTGTGCTTCATCTTAGGTAAAGGGGGAAATGCAAATGGCATTTGGTGGCGTTGGTGTTGATGGAGCTGCTTGCGGTTGTGGAGCAGGACGTGGCTTTAGTGCAGGAATCGCTGTAGTTGTCGTAATTATTCTTCTGCTTATCGCAATGGGAATCGTATTCTAATTTTAAAGGAGGAAATATTAATGTACGGAATTGGTTATGGTGGAATGGGTGGAGCATGCTGTCCTGCTCCTGTCGCACCAGTAGCTCCAGTTGCTGCTTTTGGCGGCGTTGGTGTTGGGGTCGGCGTGGGAATTATCGCGATTGCAATTTTGATTCTTATTGCTTTAGGTGTGATCTTCTAAACAATACTATTATTGAAAGGCTATCATCATAAAGGTGGTAGCCTATTGAATTGGATCGTACAATATGAAAACTCTACGTATGGATGCAAGATTTAACGAAAAATCCCATTTCAGAAGGTAATTTCTTGGTAATGTCGAAATTAAGGGATATCACAAAGGTAGGACGGTGGGAATTCGTGGGATTATGGGTTATTTTCATGACAAGTTTATTTATGGGTTTTTCTGGAGCGATAATGCCAGGGCCTTTGCTTACGATTACAATTAACGAGAGTCTTCATCGCGGCGCTAGGGTGGGACCACAAATTGTTTCGGGCCATGCGCTCTTAGAGCTTGCCCTAGTGGTTGCAATTTTTTTTGGTTTAGGAACCTATATCACTTTGCCTTATGTAAAAGGAACGATAGGAATCGTAGGAGGTTTGTTTCTGTTTTGGATGGCATATGGAATCTTGAAAGATTTATTTCATGCTGCTGCTGCCCTTGACCTTTCAGGGGGAATAGCGGAAAAAGGTCTCAGTCCCTGGGTGGCAGGGATTACAGTTACCGCGTCAAATCCTTATTGGTTTTTGTGGTGGGCAACCGCTGGGGCTGGTGCTTTGATGGTTGCTGCTAGTCAGGGTGTCCTGGGAGCCGTTAGCTTTTATATGGGGCATGTTTTATCCGATTATATCTGGTACATACTCGTCGCTTTTACAATCGCTAGAGGAAAGGAACTTTTTACTCCGATGATTTATCGCATTGTTTTAGGCGTGTGTGGCTTGTTTCTAGTGGGGCTTGCAAGTTACTTTGTTTATTCAGGGACAGGCTTCTTATTGTTGTTCAAATCTTGAGTTAGAGCTATTTTTGGCTTACGGGTATTCCCTACTTATGAGGTCAAATCTCCATATTCATTGTTTTTTGGGAAATCACTATATTCTTTAAGTCTAGGCTATGATGTCGATAACTCCTAAAATGAATCTCTTTAAATGAACAAATAGAAAAGAATCGGAGTTCCGGAGAACGCTTCGTAATCACCCGAAACACGATGAGGTTTTCTATTTATCGCTTTTGCAAATCTGATTCATATTGGTTTGGTGTAATCTTCTAAAAACACTATCATTAAAAGGCTATCATCCGTAAAGATGATAGCCTTTTAATAATAGTGCTCTGGTTGTAATTCCGTCACATTGCAGATTTGCGCTTGAGACATTTCTACCGAGATATTGTCTTAAAA includes:
- a CDS encoding LysE family transporter; this translates as MSKLRDITKVGRWEFVGLWVIFMTSLFMGFSGAIMPGPLLTITINESLHRGARVGPQIVSGHALLELALVVAIFFGLGTYITLPYVKGTIGIVGGLFLFWMAYGILKDLFHAAAALDLSGGIAEKGLSPWVAGITVTASNPYWFLWWATAGAGALMVAASQGVLGAVSFYMGHVLSDYIWYILVAFTIARGKELFTPMIYRIVLGVCGLFLVGLASYFVYSGTGFLLLFKS